One stretch of Pontiella desulfatans DNA includes these proteins:
- a CDS encoding winged helix-turn-helix domain-containing protein, translated as MAGLRKKLGTGRHERAQIRTVPRVGYKLEVQ; from the coding sequence GTGGCCGGCCTGAGGAAGAAACTCGGGACGGGGCGGCACGAACGGGCACAGATACGCACCGTACCCCGGGTTGGCTACAAGCTTGAGGTTCAATAA
- a CDS encoding glycosyltransferase family 4 protein, translating into MSEDSQSQRIAFLGDYLPRLCGIATFTNDLCEAIAAAAPDSDCFVGAVNDRIEGYDYSARVRFELQEKELDSYRRAADFLNFNNADVLCVQHEFGIYGGSAGSHLLALLKEVHMPVVTTLHTVLQTPTSSQRKVMMELAARSDRLIVMARKGAEILRDTYDIPDDKIDIIAHGIPDLPFIESTFYKAQFGVEGREVLLTFGLIGPGKGIEHAIEALSKIVPTHPNVVYLVLGATHPNLLAHEGERYRLSLERLAEDLGVKENVIFYNRFVSLDDLKEFIGATDIYLTPYLNEAQITSGTLAYVFGSGKAVVSTPYWHAQELLEKGRGVLVPFKDPQAIAEGVCGLLNDPERLVKIRHEAYAMGRDMLWPSVAQRYLESFQHACADRKVSPRTAFAGWTLGNRPYDLPELRLDHLVRMSDGTGIFQHAIFNVPNFHEGYCTDDNARAYILCTLLDEIADRSCIKTLENLAASYLAFCAAALDYKTGRFRNFMSHGRVWLEEAGSEDSHGRALWAMGTGAGRSRNDGNSRLAAQLFERGLSVVESFTSPRAWAFTLLGIHEYLRRSNDDPKISAMREILTKKLITLWHQCATEEWPWFEPGLTYDNARLCQALILSGQWMPNKEAFEIGLKSLRWLVSIHKAPSGCFRPIGSNGFYVRNGARADFDQQPVETQAMISACHEAFRATRDPMWSAEAKRTFEWFLGRNDLGIPLYDSKTGGCSDGLHADRISENQGAESTLAFHLSLAEMNYAEHLISEPPVGESTR; encoded by the coding sequence GTGAGTGAGGATTCCCAATCACAACGTATTGCCTTCCTAGGCGACTATTTGCCCCGGCTGTGCGGCATCGCAACCTTCACAAATGATCTTTGCGAGGCAATCGCCGCCGCAGCACCGGACTCCGACTGTTTCGTGGGAGCCGTTAATGATCGTATAGAAGGCTATGACTATTCGGCCCGTGTACGCTTCGAACTACAGGAAAAAGAACTCGATTCCTATCGGCGCGCGGCGGATTTCCTGAACTTCAACAACGCGGATGTGCTCTGTGTTCAGCATGAATTCGGTATCTATGGCGGGTCGGCGGGCAGCCATTTACTGGCGTTATTGAAAGAAGTGCACATGCCGGTCGTGACCACCCTGCACACGGTTCTCCAAACCCCGACCTCCTCGCAGCGCAAAGTGATGATGGAACTTGCGGCGCGCAGTGATCGGCTGATCGTCATGGCCCGGAAGGGCGCGGAGATTCTGCGCGACACCTACGACATTCCCGATGACAAGATCGACATCATCGCGCATGGCATCCCCGACCTGCCGTTTATTGAATCAACGTTCTACAAAGCGCAATTCGGCGTGGAAGGCCGCGAGGTCCTTCTTACGTTCGGGCTGATTGGGCCGGGCAAAGGCATTGAACATGCCATTGAAGCGCTTTCTAAAATTGTGCCAACCCATCCGAACGTGGTGTACCTTGTCCTGGGCGCCACGCACCCGAACCTGTTGGCACACGAGGGCGAACGCTATCGCCTGAGCCTCGAACGGCTTGCCGAAGATCTCGGTGTGAAGGAAAACGTCATTTTCTACAACCGCTTTGTCTCGCTCGATGACCTGAAGGAGTTCATTGGCGCAACCGACATCTATCTGACGCCCTATCTCAACGAAGCCCAGATTACGTCCGGCACGCTGGCCTATGTCTTCGGCTCGGGAAAAGCGGTGGTCTCCACGCCCTACTGGCATGCACAGGAACTGCTGGAGAAAGGGCGCGGGGTTCTCGTTCCGTTTAAGGATCCCCAGGCCATTGCCGAAGGGGTATGCGGCCTGCTCAACGATCCGGAACGACTGGTAAAAATCCGGCACGAGGCGTATGCAATGGGCCGGGATATGCTCTGGCCTTCTGTCGCACAGCGCTATCTGGAATCGTTTCAGCATGCGTGCGCGGACCGGAAGGTCTCGCCCCGTACGGCGTTTGCAGGATGGACACTCGGCAACCGCCCCTACGACCTGCCGGAACTGCGGCTCGATCACCTCGTGCGCATGAGCGACGGCACCGGCATCTTCCAGCATGCCATTTTCAATGTGCCGAACTTTCACGAAGGCTACTGTACCGACGACAATGCCCGCGCCTATATTCTCTGCACCCTGCTCGATGAAATTGCGGATCGCTCTTGCATCAAAACGCTTGAAAATCTTGCCGCCAGCTATCTTGCGTTCTGTGCGGCCGCCCTGGATTACAAGACCGGCCGGTTCCGCAATTTTATGAGCCATGGGCGGGTGTGGCTGGAAGAGGCCGGGAGCGAAGACAGCCATGGACGTGCGCTGTGGGCCATGGGCACCGGCGCAGGCCGCTCACGCAACGACGGGAACAGCCGGCTTGCCGCCCAGCTCTTCGAGCGCGGATTGTCGGTGGTCGAATCGTTTACTTCCCCGCGGGCCTGGGCATTCACTCTGCTTGGAATTCATGAATATCTGCGCCGCTCAAACGATGACCCGAAAATCAGCGCGATGCGTGAAATCTTAACCAAAAAACTCATCACACTCTGGCACCAATGCGCAACCGAGGAATGGCCCTGGTTCGAGCCGGGCCTTACCTACGATAACGCACGTCTATGCCAGGCACTCATCCTGAGCGGCCAGTGGATGCCCAATAAAGAAGCCTTTGAAATCGGTTTGAAGTCGCTGCGCTGGCTGGTTTCGATTCACAAGGCACCATCCGGCTGCTTCCGGCCCATCGGCAGCAATGGCTTCTATGTACGCAATGGCGCACGGGCCGACTTTGACCAGCAGCCGGTTGAGACCCAGGCCATGATCTCCGCATGCCATGAAGCCTTTCGTGCCACCCGGGATCCCATGTGGTCCGCAGAGGCAAAACGAACCTTCGAATGGTTCCTGGGCCGCAACGACCTGGGCATTCCATTGTATGATTCCAAAACCGGCGGTTGCAGCGATGGACTGCACGCCGACCGTATCAGCGAGAATCAGGGGGCGGAATCCACCTTGGCCTTTCACCTTTCCCTCGCCGAAATGAACTATGCAGAACACTTGATCAGCGAACCCCCAGTCGGAGAATCCACTCGATGA